A genomic segment from Triticum dicoccoides isolate Atlit2015 ecotype Zavitan chromosome 1A, WEW_v2.0, whole genome shotgun sequence encodes:
- the LOC119272045 gene encoding xanthine dehydrogenase isoform X1, with amino-acid sequence MGSLTKAAEEGASAAVDWSDEAVIYVNGVRRVLPDGLAHLTLLQYLRDIGLRGTKLGCGEGGCGACTVMVSCYDQTTKKSQHYAINACLAPLYSLEGMHIITVEGIGDRQRGLHPVQERLAEAHGSQCGFCTPGFVMSMYALLRSSKHPPTEEQIEDSLAGNLCRCTGYRPIIDAFRVFAKTDDSLYTASPLENANGQAICPSTGKPCSCRNETDVNANESSTLSSVKVYLPCSYNEIDGNSYSEKELIFPPELQLRKFMPLKLNGFNGIRWYRPLKLEQLLYLRSCYPDAKLIIGNSEVGVETKFKNAQYKVMISVTHVPELHTLKVEEHGLHIGSAVRLAQLQKFLKNVIAERGSHETSSCYAILRQLKWFAGTQIRNVASVGGNICTASPISDLNPLWMATGANFQIIDVNNNVRTTAAKDFFLGYRKVDLKADEILLSVILPWTRPYEYVKEFKQAHRREDDIALVNAGMRMHITEAEGNWIVSDVSIVYGGVAAVPLTAAKTEKFLVGKKLDDGLLDETFNLLKEDIPLAENAPGGMVEFRSSLTLSFFFKFFLYVTHEMNNKGLWKVGLDAANMSAIQSYTRPVSIGTQGYESVGQGTAVGQPMVHMSAILQVTGEAEYVDDTPTPPNILHAALVLSKKAHARILSIDDSVAKCSPGFAGLFLSKDVPGSNHIGPIIHDEEVFASDVVTCVGQIIGIVVADTHDNAKAAANKVNIEYSELPAILSISEAVKAGSFHPNTTRCLSNGDVEQCFASNTCDKIIEGEIRVGGQEHFYMEPQCTFVWPVDSGNEIHMISSTQAPQKHQKYVANALGLPLSKVVCKTKRIGGGFGGKETRSAIFAAAASVASYCLRRPVKIVLDRDVDMITTGQRHSFLGKYKLGFTNDGKIQALDLEIYNNGGNSLDLSLAVLERAVFHSENVYAIPNIRVSGKVCFTNFPSNTAFRGFGGPQGMLIAENWIHHMATELKRSPEEIKELNFQSEGTELYYGQLLQNCTMHSVWDELKASCNILEARKAVNVFNSENRWRKRGIAMVPTKFGISFTAKFMNQAGALVQVYTDGTVLVTHGGVEMGQGLHTKIAQVAASSLDIPISCVFISETSTDKVPNASPTAASASSDLYGAAVLDACQQIKARMEPIASRGNHKSFAELAQACYMERVDLSAHGFYITPDIGFDWIAGKGSPFNYFTYGAAFAEVEIDTLTGDFHTRTADIVMDLGYSINPAIDIGQIEGAFIQGLGWAAMEELKWGDDNHKWIRPGHLFTCGPGSYKIPSVNDIPLSFKVSLLKGVPNPRAIHSSKAVGEPPFFLASAVLFAIKDATAAARAEEGHLDWFPLDNPATPERIRMACVDSITKKFASVYYRPKLSV; translated from the exons ATATCGGTCTTCGAGGAACAAAGCTTGGATGTGGTGAAGGCGGTTGTGGTGCCTGCACTGTCATGGTCTCATGCTATGATCAAACTACAAAGAAATCACA GCATTATGCAATAAACGCCTGCCTGGCTCCACTTTATTCTTTGGAAGGAATGCACATAATCACAGTAGAGGGAATTGGAGATCGCCAGCGAGGTTTGCACCCAGTCCAG GAACGTTTAGCCGAGGCACATGGTTCACAATGTGGATTTTGCACCCCTGGTTTCGTGATGTCCATGTATGCACTGCTGAGATCAAGTAAACATCCTCCTACCGAAGAGCAGATTGAAGATAGCCTTGCAGGAAACTTGTGTCGCTGTACTGGCTACAGACCAATAATAGATGCCTTCCGCGTCTTTGCGAAAACGGATGATTCCTTGTACACAGCTTCACCTTTAGAAAACGCTAATGGCCAAGCTATCTGCCCTTCAACTGGAAAGCCATGTTCATGCAGAAATGAGACAGATGTCAATGCTAATGAATCTTCAACATTGTCTTCCGTGAAAGTCTACTTACCTTGTTCATACAACGAAATCGATGGAAATTCATACAGCGAGAAGGAGCTCATTTTCCCCCCAGAACTGCAGTTGAGAAAATTTATGCCACTTAAATTGAATGGGTTTAATGGGATCAGATGGTATAGACCTCTTAAATTAGAGCAGCTACTGTATTTGAGATCTTGCTACCCAGATGCGAAACTTATCATTGGTAACTCCGAAGTGGGAGTTGAAACAAAGTTCAAGAATGCTCAATATAAGGTCATGATCTCAGTTACCCATGTTCCAGAACTTCATACCCTCAAAGTGGAAGAACATGGCTTACACATTGGTTCTGCAGTTAGACTCGCACAGCTCCAGAAGTTCCTCAAAAATGTTATTGCGGAGCGTGGTTCTCATGAAACTTCGTCTTGCTATGCAATACTACGGCAGTTAAAATGGTTTGCAGGAACACAAATCAGGAATGTTGCTTCTGTTGGTGGTAATATTTGTACTGCTAGTCCAATATCAGATCTAAACCCACTTTGGATGGCCACTGGTGCAAATTTCCAGATAATTGATGTCAACAATAATGTTAGGACTACTGCTGCAAAAGATTTCTTTCTTGGCTATCGCAAAGTTGATTTAAAGGCTGATGAAATATTGCTCTCTGTTATACTACCATGGACAAGACCATATGAATATGTAAAAGAATTTAAACAGGCACATAGAAGGGAGGATGACATTGCTTTGGTGAATGCTGGAATGCGTATGCATATAACAGAAGCTGAAGGAAACTGGATAGTATCTGATGTCTCTATTGTCTACGGAGGGGTAGCTGCGGTTCCACTTACTGCTGCAAAAACTGAAAAATTCCTTGTTGGAAAGAAGTTAGATGATGGATTGCTGGATGAGACCTTTAATTTATTAAAAGAGGACATCCCACTAGCAGAGAATGCACCAGGTGGAATGGTTGAATTTCGCAGTTCACTCACTTTGAGTTTCTTTTTCAAATTTTTCCTTTATGTTACGCATGAGATGAACAATAAAGGGTTATGGAAGGTTGGGCTGGATGCAGCTAATATGTCAGCTATACAGTCTTACACTAGACCTGTTTCTATTGGAACTCAAGGTTATGAATCAGTGGGGCAAGGAACTGCTGTGGGACAGCCAATGGTTCATATGTCAGCTATTCTTCAG GTCACTGGTGAGGCAGAATATGTTGATGACACACCAACACCCCCGAATATCTTACATGCTGCTCTGGTGCTGAGTAAGAAGGCTCATGCTCGCATTTTGTCTATCGACGATTCAGTTGCCAAATGTTCCCCTGGGTTTGCTGGTCTCTTTCTTTCAAAAGATGTGCCTGGTTCTAACCATATTGGGCCaattatccatgacgaggaggtttTTGCGTCTGATGTTGTTACTTGTGTTGGCCAG ATTATTGGAATTGTTGTGGCAGATACCCATGATAACGCAAAAGCTGCTGCAAATAAAGTAAATATTGAGTATTCTGAGCTGCCAGCAATCCTCTCAATATCGGAAGCTGTCAAAGCTGGTAGCTTTCATCCCAATACCACAAGATGCCTTTCAAATGGGGATgttgaacaatgttttgcatccaaTACATGCGATAAAATTATAGAAGGAGAAATTCGAGTCGGGGGTCAAGAGCACTTCTACATGGAACCTCAATGCACTTTTgtctggccagttgattctggaAATGAAATTCATATGATCTCATCTACGCAA GCTCCCCAGAAGCATCAGAAGTATGTCGCTAATGCTCTTGGTCTTCCACTATCAAAAGTTGTTTGCAAGACTAAGCGTATTGGTGGCGGATTTGGTGGAAAAGAAACTAGATCAGCAATATTTGCTGCCGCGGCATCTGTAGCTTCCTATTGTCTAAGAAGGCCAGTAAAGATTGTTTTGGACAGGGACGTTGACATGATAACGACTGGACAGAGGCACAGTTTCCTAGGGAAATATAAG CTTGGATTTACCAATGACGGGAAGATACAGGCCTTAGATCTCGAAATTTACAACAACGGTGGTAACTCACTAGATCTGTCCCTTGCAGTCTTGGAGCGTGCTGTTTTCCATTCGGAAAATGTGTACGCTATACCAAATATCAGAGTCAGTGGGAAAGTATGCTTTACAAATTTCCCAAGCAATACTGCTTTTAGAGGTTTTGGTGGTCCACAAGGCATGTTGATTGCAGAGAATTGGATTCATCACATGGCTACAGAACTCAAGCGGAGTCCAGAGGAGATAAAA GAACTTAATTTCCAAAGTGAGGGAACTGAGCTTTATTATGGCCAGCTGCTCCAGAATTGTACAATGCATTCGGTTTGGGATGAACTGAAGGCATCTTGTAATATTTTGGAGGCTCGCAAAGCTGTAAATGTTTTTAACAGTGAAAATCGTTGGAGGAAGCGAGGCATTGCTATGGTTCCCACAAAATTTGGCATATCCTTCACTGCAAAATTTATGAATCAG GCTGGTGCTCTTGTGCAAGTTTACACTGATGGTACTGTCCTGGTAACGCATGGCGGGGTTGAGATGGGACAGGGTTTACACACAAAGATAGCCCAAGTTGCCGCCTCATCACTAGATATCCCTATAAGCTGTGTATTTATCTCAGAGACAAGTACCGATAAG GTTCCAAATGCTTCACCAACAGCAGCCTCTGCCAGTTCGGATTTGTATGGTGCTGCAGTTTTGGATGCTTGTCAGCAAATAAAGGCTCGGATGGAACCCATTGCTAGTAGGGGGAATCATAAGTCCTTCGCTGAG TTAGCTCAAGCATGCTACATGGAACGGGTAGATCTTTCTGCTCATGGGTTTTATATCACCCCTGATATCGGGTTTGACTGGATTGCTGGCAAGGGGAGTCCATTTAATTATTTCACCTATGGAGCCGCATTTGCAGAAGTTGAGATTGACACCCTAACTGGGGATTTCCACACAAGGACAGCTGATATTGTCATGGATCTCGGCTATTCGATTAATCCAGCAATTGATATTGGTCAG ATTGAAGGAGCTTTCATCCAAGGTTTGGGTTGGGCTGCCATGGAAGAGCTAAAATGGGGGGATGACAACCACAAGTGGATTCGACCTGGACACCTTTTCACTTGTGGTCCTGGCTCTTACAAAATACCCTCTGTAAATGATATACCTCTCAGTTTCAAGGTTTCACTATTGAAG GGTGTTCCAAATCCAAGGGCTATACACTCATCCAAGGCTGTAGGAGAGCCACCGTTCTTCCTCGCTTCCGCTGTCTTGTTTGCGATAAAAGACGCGACCGCGGCAGCTAGGGCGGAGGAGGGTCATCTCGACTGGTTCCCCCTCGACAACCCGGCAACGCCTGAAAGAATAAGGATGGCATGTGTTGACTCCATTACGAAGAAATTTGCGAGTGTGTATTACCGTCCCAAGCTTAGCGTATAG
- the LOC119272045 gene encoding xanthine dehydrogenase isoform X2, protein MSMYALLRSSKHPPTEEQIEDSLAGNLCRCTGYRPIIDAFRVFAKTDDSLYTASPLENANGQAICPSTGKPCSCRNETDVNANESSTLSSVKVYLPCSYNEIDGNSYSEKELIFPPELQLRKFMPLKLNGFNGIRWYRPLKLEQLLYLRSCYPDAKLIIGNSEVGVETKFKNAQYKVMISVTHVPELHTLKVEEHGLHIGSAVRLAQLQKFLKNVIAERGSHETSSCYAILRQLKWFAGTQIRNVASVGGNICTASPISDLNPLWMATGANFQIIDVNNNVRTTAAKDFFLGYRKVDLKADEILLSVILPWTRPYEYVKEFKQAHRREDDIALVNAGMRMHITEAEGNWIVSDVSIVYGGVAAVPLTAAKTEKFLVGKKLDDGLLDETFNLLKEDIPLAENAPGGMVEFRSSLTLSFFFKFFLYVTHEMNNKGLWKVGLDAANMSAIQSYTRPVSIGTQGYESVGQGTAVGQPMVHMSAILQVTGEAEYVDDTPTPPNILHAALVLSKKAHARILSIDDSVAKCSPGFAGLFLSKDVPGSNHIGPIIHDEEVFASDVVTCVGQIIGIVVADTHDNAKAAANKVNIEYSELPAILSISEAVKAGSFHPNTTRCLSNGDVEQCFASNTCDKIIEGEIRVGGQEHFYMEPQCTFVWPVDSGNEIHMISSTQAPQKHQKYVANALGLPLSKVVCKTKRIGGGFGGKETRSAIFAAAASVASYCLRRPVKIVLDRDVDMITTGQRHSFLGKYKLGFTNDGKIQALDLEIYNNGGNSLDLSLAVLERAVFHSENVYAIPNIRVSGKVCFTNFPSNTAFRGFGGPQGMLIAENWIHHMATELKRSPEEIKELNFQSEGTELYYGQLLQNCTMHSVWDELKASCNILEARKAVNVFNSENRWRKRGIAMVPTKFGISFTAKFMNQAGALVQVYTDGTVLVTHGGVEMGQGLHTKIAQVAASSLDIPISCVFISETSTDKVPNASPTAASASSDLYGAAVLDACQQIKARMEPIASRGNHKSFAELAQACYMERVDLSAHGFYITPDIGFDWIAGKGSPFNYFTYGAAFAEVEIDTLTGDFHTRTADIVMDLGYSINPAIDIGQIEGAFIQGLGWAAMEELKWGDDNHKWIRPGHLFTCGPGSYKIPSVNDIPLSFKVSLLKGVPNPRAIHSSKAVGEPPFFLASAVLFAIKDATAAARAEEGHLDWFPLDNPATPERIRMACVDSITKKFASVYYRPKLSV, encoded by the exons ATGTCCATGTATGCACTGCTGAGATCAAGTAAACATCCTCCTACCGAAGAGCAGATTGAAGATAGCCTTGCAGGAAACTTGTGTCGCTGTACTGGCTACAGACCAATAATAGATGCCTTCCGCGTCTTTGCGAAAACGGATGATTCCTTGTACACAGCTTCACCTTTAGAAAACGCTAATGGCCAAGCTATCTGCCCTTCAACTGGAAAGCCATGTTCATGCAGAAATGAGACAGATGTCAATGCTAATGAATCTTCAACATTGTCTTCCGTGAAAGTCTACTTACCTTGTTCATACAACGAAATCGATGGAAATTCATACAGCGAGAAGGAGCTCATTTTCCCCCCAGAACTGCAGTTGAGAAAATTTATGCCACTTAAATTGAATGGGTTTAATGGGATCAGATGGTATAGACCTCTTAAATTAGAGCAGCTACTGTATTTGAGATCTTGCTACCCAGATGCGAAACTTATCATTGGTAACTCCGAAGTGGGAGTTGAAACAAAGTTCAAGAATGCTCAATATAAGGTCATGATCTCAGTTACCCATGTTCCAGAACTTCATACCCTCAAAGTGGAAGAACATGGCTTACACATTGGTTCTGCAGTTAGACTCGCACAGCTCCAGAAGTTCCTCAAAAATGTTATTGCGGAGCGTGGTTCTCATGAAACTTCGTCTTGCTATGCAATACTACGGCAGTTAAAATGGTTTGCAGGAACACAAATCAGGAATGTTGCTTCTGTTGGTGGTAATATTTGTACTGCTAGTCCAATATCAGATCTAAACCCACTTTGGATGGCCACTGGTGCAAATTTCCAGATAATTGATGTCAACAATAATGTTAGGACTACTGCTGCAAAAGATTTCTTTCTTGGCTATCGCAAAGTTGATTTAAAGGCTGATGAAATATTGCTCTCTGTTATACTACCATGGACAAGACCATATGAATATGTAAAAGAATTTAAACAGGCACATAGAAGGGAGGATGACATTGCTTTGGTGAATGCTGGAATGCGTATGCATATAACAGAAGCTGAAGGAAACTGGATAGTATCTGATGTCTCTATTGTCTACGGAGGGGTAGCTGCGGTTCCACTTACTGCTGCAAAAACTGAAAAATTCCTTGTTGGAAAGAAGTTAGATGATGGATTGCTGGATGAGACCTTTAATTTATTAAAAGAGGACATCCCACTAGCAGAGAATGCACCAGGTGGAATGGTTGAATTTCGCAGTTCACTCACTTTGAGTTTCTTTTTCAAATTTTTCCTTTATGTTACGCATGAGATGAACAATAAAGGGTTATGGAAGGTTGGGCTGGATGCAGCTAATATGTCAGCTATACAGTCTTACACTAGACCTGTTTCTATTGGAACTCAAGGTTATGAATCAGTGGGGCAAGGAACTGCTGTGGGACAGCCAATGGTTCATATGTCAGCTATTCTTCAG GTCACTGGTGAGGCAGAATATGTTGATGACACACCAACACCCCCGAATATCTTACATGCTGCTCTGGTGCTGAGTAAGAAGGCTCATGCTCGCATTTTGTCTATCGACGATTCAGTTGCCAAATGTTCCCCTGGGTTTGCTGGTCTCTTTCTTTCAAAAGATGTGCCTGGTTCTAACCATATTGGGCCaattatccatgacgaggaggtttTTGCGTCTGATGTTGTTACTTGTGTTGGCCAG ATTATTGGAATTGTTGTGGCAGATACCCATGATAACGCAAAAGCTGCTGCAAATAAAGTAAATATTGAGTATTCTGAGCTGCCAGCAATCCTCTCAATATCGGAAGCTGTCAAAGCTGGTAGCTTTCATCCCAATACCACAAGATGCCTTTCAAATGGGGATgttgaacaatgttttgcatccaaTACATGCGATAAAATTATAGAAGGAGAAATTCGAGTCGGGGGTCAAGAGCACTTCTACATGGAACCTCAATGCACTTTTgtctggccagttgattctggaAATGAAATTCATATGATCTCATCTACGCAA GCTCCCCAGAAGCATCAGAAGTATGTCGCTAATGCTCTTGGTCTTCCACTATCAAAAGTTGTTTGCAAGACTAAGCGTATTGGTGGCGGATTTGGTGGAAAAGAAACTAGATCAGCAATATTTGCTGCCGCGGCATCTGTAGCTTCCTATTGTCTAAGAAGGCCAGTAAAGATTGTTTTGGACAGGGACGTTGACATGATAACGACTGGACAGAGGCACAGTTTCCTAGGGAAATATAAG CTTGGATTTACCAATGACGGGAAGATACAGGCCTTAGATCTCGAAATTTACAACAACGGTGGTAACTCACTAGATCTGTCCCTTGCAGTCTTGGAGCGTGCTGTTTTCCATTCGGAAAATGTGTACGCTATACCAAATATCAGAGTCAGTGGGAAAGTATGCTTTACAAATTTCCCAAGCAATACTGCTTTTAGAGGTTTTGGTGGTCCACAAGGCATGTTGATTGCAGAGAATTGGATTCATCACATGGCTACAGAACTCAAGCGGAGTCCAGAGGAGATAAAA GAACTTAATTTCCAAAGTGAGGGAACTGAGCTTTATTATGGCCAGCTGCTCCAGAATTGTACAATGCATTCGGTTTGGGATGAACTGAAGGCATCTTGTAATATTTTGGAGGCTCGCAAAGCTGTAAATGTTTTTAACAGTGAAAATCGTTGGAGGAAGCGAGGCATTGCTATGGTTCCCACAAAATTTGGCATATCCTTCACTGCAAAATTTATGAATCAG GCTGGTGCTCTTGTGCAAGTTTACACTGATGGTACTGTCCTGGTAACGCATGGCGGGGTTGAGATGGGACAGGGTTTACACACAAAGATAGCCCAAGTTGCCGCCTCATCACTAGATATCCCTATAAGCTGTGTATTTATCTCAGAGACAAGTACCGATAAG GTTCCAAATGCTTCACCAACAGCAGCCTCTGCCAGTTCGGATTTGTATGGTGCTGCAGTTTTGGATGCTTGTCAGCAAATAAAGGCTCGGATGGAACCCATTGCTAGTAGGGGGAATCATAAGTCCTTCGCTGAG TTAGCTCAAGCATGCTACATGGAACGGGTAGATCTTTCTGCTCATGGGTTTTATATCACCCCTGATATCGGGTTTGACTGGATTGCTGGCAAGGGGAGTCCATTTAATTATTTCACCTATGGAGCCGCATTTGCAGAAGTTGAGATTGACACCCTAACTGGGGATTTCCACACAAGGACAGCTGATATTGTCATGGATCTCGGCTATTCGATTAATCCAGCAATTGATATTGGTCAG ATTGAAGGAGCTTTCATCCAAGGTTTGGGTTGGGCTGCCATGGAAGAGCTAAAATGGGGGGATGACAACCACAAGTGGATTCGACCTGGACACCTTTTCACTTGTGGTCCTGGCTCTTACAAAATACCCTCTGTAAATGATATACCTCTCAGTTTCAAGGTTTCACTATTGAAG GGTGTTCCAAATCCAAGGGCTATACACTCATCCAAGGCTGTAGGAGAGCCACCGTTCTTCCTCGCTTCCGCTGTCTTGTTTGCGATAAAAGACGCGACCGCGGCAGCTAGGGCGGAGGAGGGTCATCTCGACTGGTTCCCCCTCGACAACCCGGCAACGCCTGAAAGAATAAGGATGGCATGTGTTGACTCCATTACGAAGAAATTTGCGAGTGTGTATTACCGTCCCAAGCTTAGCGTATAG